The following proteins are co-located in the Deinococcus metallilatus genome:
- a CDS encoding stalk domain-containing protein, whose amino-acid sequence MPALPLLSPLRRAARRGSRTLLAALTLGLTAAPVAALGAVQLTVTPDQTAAYVNGEATQLLAPPRLLNGRTMLPLRETAALLGQTLVESGGQVQLGRLTVDTGRNAAFLAGAAQPDGSVTSVGPTLYVSVRLLADALNANLTVDENGRTLTLTALREGGNPLMPQARFSTDKTTYAPGERVIFTEYPFDPDGADIVGRRWTGRQDVYFQPGTYTVTLQVTNSRGLQSVPFSRIIRVEGAPVDTPLSYALKYAEPGDRFPDPQVLSYPAVSALPVSGPSTPLLFSDSPEAPTQSGVLYQDSVAGRARLLAYHLNALGRPARLYILARNLEGRPVEVRTERLGETAPTRIEALLGQVTLLDYFAGLGGHVLNLAPGQSVAVYASPTLNAGSGVNVMQDLITSGRVELTFVMLEDTLPPTAQVVQQLPYLQPDDRHQRGTFPNAVRSLRVNLTTLPARLVIGDGQVDPALTGTDMLTGRPQRLMGNYGVLYDLEVNGVAGTAVAFSPRGGLYRGAMNIGDGPITQAIKLPRSGNALTPDQPVLLWRPQTDRLNIDFVPASGSNLPISLVFYRTRLQPGFGGVLKTYQP is encoded by the coding sequence GTGCCCGCCCTCCCTCTGCTCTCGCCCCTGCGCCGCGCGGCCCGGCGCGGGTCCCGCACGCTGCTCGCCGCGCTGACCCTGGGCCTGACGGCCGCGCCCGTCGCCGCGCTAGGTGCGGTGCAGCTCACCGTGACCCCCGACCAGACGGCCGCCTATGTCAACGGCGAGGCCACCCAGCTCCTCGCGCCGCCCCGCCTGCTGAACGGGCGGACCATGCTGCCGCTGCGCGAGACGGCCGCCCTGCTGGGCCAGACGCTCGTGGAGTCGGGCGGGCAGGTGCAACTGGGCCGCCTGACGGTGGACACGGGCCGCAACGCGGCTTTTCTGGCGGGAGCGGCGCAGCCCGACGGCAGCGTCACCAGCGTGGGGCCGACCCTGTACGTCAGCGTCCGCCTGCTCGCCGACGCGCTGAACGCCAACCTCACCGTGGACGAGAACGGCCGGACCCTCACCCTCACGGCGCTGCGCGAGGGGGGCAACCCGCTGATGCCCCAGGCCCGCTTTTCCACCGACAAGACCACCTACGCGCCGGGCGAGCGGGTGATCTTCACCGAGTATCCCTTCGACCCTGACGGGGCCGACATCGTGGGCCGCAGGTGGACGGGGCGGCAGGACGTGTACTTCCAGCCCGGGACCTACACCGTCACCTTGCAGGTCACCAACAGCCGGGGCCTCCAGAGCGTGCCCTTTTCCCGCATTATCCGGGTGGAGGGCGCCCCGGTGGATACGCCCCTCTCCTACGCCCTGAAGTACGCCGAACCCGGCGACCGCTTTCCTGACCCGCAGGTGCTGAGTTATCCCGCCGTCAGCGCCCTGCCGGTGAGCGGCCCGAGCACCCCGCTGCTGTTCAGTGACAGCCCCGAGGCACCGACCCAGAGCGGCGTGCTGTACCAGGACAGCGTGGCGGGGCGGGCGCGGCTGCTGGCGTACCACCTGAACGCGCTGGGTCGGCCCGCGCGGCTCTATATCCTGGCCCGCAACCTGGAAGGGCGTCCGGTCGAGGTCCGCACCGAGCGCCTGGGTGAGACGGCCCCCACCCGCATCGAGGCCCTGCTGGGCCAGGTCACGCTGCTGGACTACTTCGCGGGCCTGGGCGGGCACGTGCTGAACCTCGCGCCCGGGCAGAGCGTGGCCGTCTATGCCAGCCCCACCCTGAACGCGGGCAGCGGCGTGAACGTGATGCAGGACCTGATCACGTCGGGGCGGGTGGAACTCACCTTCGTGATGCTGGAAGACACCCTGCCGCCCACCGCGCAGGTCGTGCAGCAGCTTCCCTACCTCCAGCCCGACGACCGGCACCAGCGCGGCACCTTTCCGAACGCGGTGCGGTCGCTGCGCGTGAACCTGACCACCCTGCCCGCCCGGCTGGTAATCGGGGACGGCCAGGTGGACCCGGCCCTCACCGGCACCGACATGCTGACGGGCCGCCCCCAGCGCCTGATGGGCAACTACGGCGTGCTGTACGACCTGGAGGTGAACGGGGTCGCCGGGACCGCCGTCGCCTTCAGCCCCCGCGGCGGCCTGTACCGGGGCGCGATGAATATCGGGGACGGCCCAATCACCCAGGCCATCAAGCTGCCCCGCAGCGGGAACGCCCTCACGCCCGACCAGCCCGTGCTGCTGTGGCGGCCCCAGACCGACCGCCTGAACATCGACTTCGTGCCCGCCAGCGGCAGCAACCTGCCGATCAGCCTGGTGTTCTACCGCACGCGCCTGCAACCGGGCTTCGGCGGGGTGCTCAAGACGTACCAGCCCTGA
- a CDS encoding ABC transporter ATP-binding protein — MIELQHLEKRYGDTWAVRDLSLVFPEGELTALLGPSGCGKTTTLRMINRLTEPSGGRVLLGGRDTRDFRPEDLRRGIGYVIQQIGLFPHLTVAQNVATVPDLLGWDRRRTARRVDELLALVGLDPPVYRAKRPGELSGGQAQRVGVARALAADPPVLLMDEPFGALDPLARDRLQEAFRGIQQRLRKTVVLVTHDIDEALRLGDRVALMRGGTLAQFGTPDDLIHRPASLFVRQFLGEDAALRQLAGRAAAEFVRPGDGAGLPTVEGTLDARSALGVMLREGSDALAVTQDGVPLGVLRWEALQTQEAQV; from the coding sequence ATGATCGAACTGCAACATCTGGAAAAACGGTACGGGGACACCTGGGCCGTGCGTGACCTGAGCCTGGTGTTCCCCGAAGGCGAACTCACCGCGCTGCTGGGTCCCTCCGGCTGCGGCAAGACGACCACGCTGCGGATGATCAACCGCCTGACCGAGCCGAGCGGGGGCCGCGTCCTGCTGGGCGGACGTGACACCCGGGACTTCCGGCCAGAAGACCTGCGGCGCGGCATCGGGTACGTGATCCAGCAGATCGGCCTCTTCCCGCATCTCACGGTCGCGCAGAACGTGGCGACCGTCCCCGACCTGCTGGGCTGGGACCGCCGCCGGACGGCCCGCCGGGTGGACGAACTGCTGGCGCTGGTGGGCCTCGATCCCCCCGTGTACCGCGCCAAGCGACCGGGCGAACTGTCCGGCGGGCAGGCACAGCGCGTCGGGGTGGCGCGGGCGCTCGCCGCCGACCCGCCCGTCCTGCTGATGGACGAGCCGTTCGGCGCCCTGGACCCCCTGGCCCGTGACCGCTTGCAGGAGGCCTTCCGGGGCATCCAGCAGCGCCTCAGAAAGACGGTCGTGCTGGTCACCCACGACATCGACGAGGCGCTGCGCCTGGGGGACCGCGTCGCGCTGATGCGGGGGGGAACGCTGGCCCAGTTCGGCACGCCCGACGACCTGATTCACCGCCCCGCCAGCCTCTTCGTGCGGCAGTTCCTGGGCGAGGACGCGGCGCTGCGGCAACTCGCGGGCCGCGCCGCCGCCGAGTTCGTCCGGCCGGGTGATGGGGCGGGCCTCCCCACCGTCGAGGGCACCCTGGATGCCCGCAGCGCCCTGGGCGTCATGCTGCGCGAAGGCTCGGACGCGCTGGCCGTCACCCAGGACGGCGTCCCGCTCGGCGTGCTGCGCTGGGAGGCTCTGCAAACGCAGGAGGCGCAGGTATGA
- a CDS encoding ABC transporter substrate-binding protein: MHKVLSLALAVLVGSAAAKPIVVGSKLDPEAQILGQMIVLTLRNAGLEVTDKTNLGDTGVNRKALLAGEIDVYPEYTGNAVYLFPQAKISAKEAGNPGKIYGYARQLDAKNGITWLKPAQVNNTWVIAVPQALAQQQKLSSVADLARYLKAGGQFKIAGSPEFFDRPDTMPAFEAAYGFKLRPDQKLVLAGATPPQTQQAAANGTSGVNAAMAYGTDGTLAALKLVALKDPRGAQAVYQPAPIIRTEVLKAHPQIAALLDKTFATLTQSILQGLNAQVALEGRTAQDVARSYLESKGLIK, translated from the coding sequence ATGCACAAAGTCCTCAGTCTCGCGCTGGCCGTGCTGGTGGGCAGCGCCGCCGCCAAGCCTATCGTCGTGGGCAGCAAACTGGACCCCGAGGCGCAGATTCTCGGGCAGATGATCGTCCTGACCCTCAGAAACGCGGGCCTGGAGGTCACCGACAAGACCAACCTGGGCGACACCGGCGTGAACCGCAAGGCGCTCCTGGCGGGGGAGATCGACGTGTACCCGGAATACACCGGGAACGCCGTGTACCTCTTCCCCCAGGCCAAGATCAGCGCGAAGGAGGCGGGGAACCCCGGCAAGATCTACGGGTACGCCCGGCAACTGGACGCGAAAAACGGCATCACCTGGCTCAAACCCGCGCAAGTGAACAACACCTGGGTGATCGCCGTGCCGCAGGCCCTCGCGCAGCAGCAGAAACTGAGCAGCGTGGCCGACCTGGCCCGCTATCTCAAGGCAGGTGGCCAGTTCAAGATCGCGGGCAGCCCCGAGTTCTTCGACCGCCCCGACACCATGCCCGCCTTCGAGGCCGCCTACGGCTTCAAGCTGCGGCCCGACCAGAAGCTGGTGCTGGCGGGCGCGACCCCGCCCCAGACCCAGCAGGCGGCGGCGAACGGCACGAGTGGCGTGAACGCCGCGATGGCCTACGGCACCGACGGCACCCTCGCCGCGCTGAAGCTGGTGGCCCTCAAGGACCCCAGGGGGGCCCAGGCCGTCTACCAGCCCGCGCCGATCATCCGCACCGAGGTGCTGAAGGCCCATCCGCAGATCGCCGCGCTGCTGGACAAGACCTTCGCCACGCTCACGCAGTCCATCCTGCAAGGGCTGAACGCCCAGGTCGCCCTCGAAGGCCGCACCGCGCAGGACGTGGCCCGGAGCTACCTGGAGAGCAAGGGGCTGATCAAGTGA
- a CDS encoding ABC transporter permease, whose translation MPLAVWAAGRERVAAVVLGAANGIQTLPSLALLGLLIAPLSALADTFPALRSLGVSGIGVAPALTALTLYALLPILRNGVVALRGVPFGTVDAARGMGMTAAQLFWRVRLPLALPVWLSGVRQAAVLLVGVTAVAALIGAGGLGTYIFKGLQSAAADLILLGAVPAALLALLLDAALRGLEGVLGRRLGRVE comes from the coding sequence GTGCCGCTGGCGGTGTGGGCGGCGGGCCGCGAACGGGTGGCGGCGGTGGTGCTGGGCGCGGCGAACGGCATCCAGACTCTGCCCAGTCTCGCGCTGCTGGGTCTCCTGATCGCGCCGCTGTCGGCCCTGGCGGACACCTTTCCGGCCCTGCGGAGCCTGGGCGTCAGCGGCATCGGCGTCGCCCCGGCCCTGACGGCCCTGACGCTGTATGCGCTGCTGCCCATCCTGCGAAACGGTGTGGTGGCGCTGCGGGGCGTCCCGTTCGGCACGGTGGACGCGGCGCGCGGCATGGGCATGACCGCCGCGCAGCTCTTCTGGCGCGTGCGGCTGCCGCTGGCGCTGCCGGTGTGGCTGAGCGGTGTCCGGCAGGCCGCCGTGCTGCTGGTGGGCGTGACGGCGGTGGCCGCGCTGATCGGGGCGGGGGGCCTGGGCACCTACATCTTCAAGGGCCTGCAAAGCGCCGCCGCCGACCTGATCCTGCTCGGCGCCGTGCCCGCCGCGCTCCTGGCCCTGCTGCTCGACGCCGCGCTGCGCGGTCTGGAAGGGGTGCTGGGGCGGCGGCTGGGGAGGGTGGAGTGA
- a CDS encoding CarD family transcriptional regulator, translating into MKRVSFRTGDRVVLPPYGIGVVSGTCQRPVAGTTHAYYQVDFPNTSSRAFVPVSAPHSTGMRAALTAADMPDLLKRLQFSQELNLPRQWAARHRRVTEILVGGDPYELATLTCELRRWNIERGLPDLDRQAFRRAIRLLEQEVRGLEDQCAQDVQRLLDHAWNETPN; encoded by the coding sequence GTGAAACGAGTTTCCTTCCGCACTGGTGATCGTGTCGTCCTTCCTCCTTACGGTATCGGCGTGGTCAGCGGCACCTGCCAGCGTCCCGTGGCTGGCACCACCCACGCCTACTATCAGGTGGACTTTCCCAACACGTCCAGCCGCGCCTTTGTCCCGGTGAGTGCGCCTCACAGCACGGGCATGCGCGCCGCCCTGACTGCCGCCGACATGCCGGACCTGCTCAAACGCCTCCAGTTCAGCCAGGAGCTGAATCTGCCCCGGCAGTGGGCCGCCCGGCACCGCCGCGTGACAGAGATCCTGGTGGGCGGCGACCCCTACGAACTCGCCACCCTCACCTGCGAGCTGCGCCGCTGGAACATCGAGCGCGGCCTCCCCGACCTCGACCGCCAGGCCTTTCGCCGCGCCATCCGCCTGCTTGAGCAGGAGGTCCGGGGGCTGGAAGACCAGTGTGCCCAGGACGTGCAGCGGCTGCTGGACCACGCCTGGAACGAGACGCCGAACTGA
- a CDS encoding ABC transporter permease → MTALPSSRPTGGVRWNVVMWPALLAVCLLPGVLPRLVQPLSPGAPLTFDPPLWQLTLTHLGLVLLATAAVLLIGVPLAVAVTRPGREAPRHLTELLVGLGQTVPTLAILALAVPALGFGWAPTLLGLIVYGLVPVVSNGVAGLLAVDRGVLDAARGMGMTDRQRLWRLELPLALPVLLAGVRTSTVYNVGTATVGAALGAGGLGVPIINGLSQQNTALVLVGALLAALLALSLDALLGLFAGREETVA, encoded by the coding sequence ATGACCGCCCTGCCCTCCTCCCGGCCCACCGGGGGCGTGCGCTGGAATGTGGTCATGTGGCCCGCGTTGCTGGCCGTCTGCCTGCTGCCCGGCGTGCTGCCCCGGCTGGTGCAACCCCTGTCGCCGGGGGCCCCCCTCACCTTCGATCCGCCCCTGTGGCAGCTCACCCTGACACACCTGGGACTGGTGCTGCTCGCCACGGCCGCCGTGCTGCTGATCGGCGTGCCCCTCGCGGTCGCCGTCACCCGGCCCGGGCGCGAGGCCCCGCGTCACCTGACGGAACTGCTGGTGGGCCTGGGGCAGACCGTCCCGACCCTGGCGATCCTCGCGCTGGCGGTGCCCGCCCTGGGTTTCGGCTGGGCACCGACGCTGCTGGGCCTGATCGTCTACGGTCTGGTGCCGGTGGTCAGCAACGGCGTGGCGGGCCTGCTGGCGGTGGACCGGGGGGTGCTGGACGCGGCGCGCGGCATGGGGATGACGGACCGGCAACGCCTGTGGCGGCTGGAGCTGCCGCTGGCCCTGCCCGTGCTGCTGGCGGGAGTCCGGACCAGTACCGTCTACAACGTCGGCACGGCGACGGTCGGCGCGGCGCTGGGGGCGGGTGGCCTGGGCGTCCCGATCATCAACGGCCTCTCCCAGCAGAACACCGCCCTGGTGCTGGTCGGCGCGCTGCTGGCCGCCCTGCTCGCCCTGAGTCTGGACGCGCTGCTGGGCTTGTTCGCCGGGCGGGAAGAAACCGTGGCGTAA
- a CDS encoding HesA/MoeB/ThiF family protein, with translation MTSSSPLSRAELRRYSRQLLVPEWLEAGAQERVRAAGVLVVGAGGLGGPVILQLAGAGVGRLVIADGDTVDLSNLHRQTLFTAGDVGRPKAEVAAARAQALNPYVRVEVAGRLDAANADALVGRVDLVVDATDNFAARYAVADACLRAGREWVWGAASGTSGLVSVFGPELGLRSVFPDPGDAESCDEAGVLGPVPNLVGSVMALETLKVLGGVGDALRGRLWTFDALSGRVRVLNLRGAGTGG, from the coding sequence ATGACCTCCTCCTCTCCCCTCTCGCGGGCGGAACTGCGGCGCTACTCGCGGCAACTCCTGGTGCCGGAATGGCTGGAGGCGGGCGCGCAGGAGCGGGTGCGGGCCGCCGGGGTGCTGGTGGTCGGGGCGGGCGGCCTGGGCGGGCCGGTGATCCTCCAGCTCGCGGGGGCCGGGGTGGGGCGGCTGGTGATCGCGGACGGCGACACGGTGGACCTCAGCAACCTGCACCGCCAGACGCTCTTCACGGCGGGCGACGTGGGGCGGCCCAAGGCCGAGGTGGCGGCGGCGCGGGCGCAGGCCCTCAATCCCTACGTCCGGGTGGAGGTGGCCGGGCGGCTGGACGCCGCGAACGCGGACGCTCTGGTCGGCCGCGTGGACCTGGTGGTGGACGCCACCGACAATTTCGCGGCCCGCTACGCCGTCGCGGACGCCTGTCTGCGCGCGGGCCGCGAATGGGTCTGGGGCGCGGCGAGCGGCACCAGCGGCCTGGTCAGCGTGTTCGGGCCGGAGTTGGGGCTGCGGTCGGTCTTCCCCGACCCCGGCGACGCCGAGTCCTGCGACGAGGCGGGGGTGCTGGGACCCGTCCCCAATCTCGTGGGCAGCGTGATGGCCCTGGAAACGCTGAAGGTGCTGGGCGGCGTGGGCGACGCCCTGCGCGGCCGCCTGTGGACCTTCGACGCGCTGAGCGGGCGTGTGCGGGTGCTGAATCTGCGGGGGGCCGGGACCGGCGGCTGA
- a CDS encoding HU family DNA-binding protein: protein MARTTQSANAKGAARTNAGDGEGTSAGSGKIAKTQIIDQVADRTSLSRKQAGEAVATLLDGIAQALREGKTVGLPGLGTLSVTQTAARQGVRPGTSEKIQIPAGKKIRFKAATTLKGNL from the coding sequence ATGGCCAGAACCACGCAGTCCGCCAACGCCAAGGGAGCCGCCCGCACCAATGCCGGAGACGGCGAAGGCACTTCCGCCGGAAGCGGCAAGATCGCCAAGACGCAGATCATCGACCAGGTCGCCGACCGGACCAGCCTGAGCCGCAAGCAGGCGGGCGAGGCCGTCGCCACCCTCCTCGACGGGATCGCGCAGGCCCTGCGCGAGGGCAAGACGGTGGGCCTGCCCGGTCTGGGCACCCTCAGCGTCACGCAGACCGCCGCGCGCCAGGGCGTGCGCCCGGGGACCAGCGAGAAGATTCAGATTCCGGCGGGCAAGAAGATCCGCTTCAAGGCCGCCACCACGCTCAAGGGCAACCTCTAA
- a CDS encoding glycerol-3-phosphate acyltransferase, translated as MLALVALASYLLGSLVAGVLYSRALGADIRDRDLPGGSGTYRQHGLAAALGVTAFDVLKGVAAVLLARWFTPDFTWVATLGVVLGHCYPVFFRFAGGGGVAPLLGALLVAAPVTLVGMLAVGLALIPLYRATLQPRLGLNAVPFATAVAVPLGVLLATRYGGLPDLLAGGAVMAVRALHLLTVQKRPA; from the coding sequence ATGCTCGCCCTGGTCGCCCTCGCCTCGTATCTGCTCGGTTCCCTGGTGGCGGGCGTGCTGTACTCGCGCGCGCTGGGGGCGGACATCCGTGACCGCGACCTGCCCGGGGGCAGCGGGACCTACCGGCAGCACGGCCTGGCGGCGGCGCTGGGCGTGACCGCCTTCGACGTGCTCAAGGGGGTGGCCGCCGTGCTGCTGGCCCGCTGGTTCACGCCGGACTTCACCTGGGTGGCGACCCTGGGCGTGGTGCTGGGGCACTGCTACCCGGTGTTCTTCCGCTTCGCGGGCGGGGGCGGCGTCGCGCCGCTGCTGGGGGCGCTGCTGGTCGCCGCGCCGGTCACGCTGGTGGGGATGCTGGCGGTGGGGCTGGCGCTGATTCCGCTGTACCGCGCGACCCTCCAGCCGCGCCTGGGGCTGAACGCCGTGCCGTTCGCCACCGCTGTCGCCGTCCCGCTGGGCGTGCTGCTGGCCACGCGCTACGGTGGCCTGCCCGACCTGCTGGCGGGGGGCGCCGTGATGGCCGTCCGTGCCCTGCACCTGCTGACGGTGCAGAAACGGCCCGCATGA